The Nocardia arthritidis genome has a window encoding:
- a CDS encoding LysR family transcriptional regulator → MIDPRLHTLRMVREHGTVTAAARALHLTPSTVSQQLRQLANELDVRLLEQIGRRVQLTAAAHTLLRHADLLAAQAERARAELAAHRDGIAGVLRIGSSPTATAVVAPAAARLRAVHPRLTVELCSDESGLCLDLLLAGDIDIAVVFPTVDTPPPDDLRFEQWPLLDDPQDLLVPAGHSFAARTSIALAETAGEVWIGAPDRVAHQQFLLAACAAAGFTPHVGHRAIDWIGISAMIAQGFGVSLVPRLASLPGDLAVVRVPLHGEPRPFRRHNICVRRGSGDHPLIGIGLAAVWEVCRERPGVVVFDG, encoded by the coding sequence ATGATTGATCCGCGGCTGCATACCCTTCGCATGGTGCGCGAGCACGGCACCGTGACCGCGGCGGCGCGGGCGCTGCACCTGACGCCGTCGACGGTATCCCAGCAGTTGCGTCAGCTCGCCAACGAACTCGACGTGCGACTGCTGGAACAGATCGGTCGCCGCGTCCAGCTCACCGCGGCCGCGCACACCCTGCTGCGGCACGCGGATCTGCTTGCGGCACAGGCGGAACGGGCGCGGGCCGAGTTGGCCGCACATCGCGACGGCATCGCGGGCGTGCTGCGGATCGGCAGCTCGCCGACGGCGACCGCGGTGGTCGCGCCCGCGGCGGCCCGGTTGCGCGCGGTACATCCGCGGCTCACCGTCGAGCTCTGCTCCGACGAGAGCGGGCTTTGCCTGGATCTGCTGCTGGCGGGTGATATCGATATCGCCGTCGTCTTCCCGACCGTGGATACTCCGCCGCCGGACGATCTGCGCTTCGAACAGTGGCCCCTGCTGGATGACCCGCAGGACCTGCTCGTTCCGGCCGGGCACTCCTTCGCCGCGCGGACGAGTATCGCGCTGGCCGAGACGGCCGGGGAGGTATGGATCGGGGCGCCGGATCGCGTCGCCCATCAGCAATTCCTGCTGGCCGCCTGCGCCGCCGCGGGATTCACGCCGCACGTCGGCCATCGCGCGATCGATTGGATCGGGATTTCCGCCATGATCGCGCAGGGCTTCGGGGTCAGCCTGGTGCCGCGGCTGGCCAGTCTGCCCGGTGATCTCGCGGTGGTCCGGGTGCCGCTGCACGGGGAGCCCCGGCCGTTCCGGCGGCACAATATCTGCGTGCGGCGGGGGAGCGGCGACCATCCGCTGATCGGAATCGGGCTCGCGGCGGTGTGGGAGGTGTGCCGGGAGCGACCGGGTGTGGTCGTCTTCGATGGCTAG